CTGGCAACATCTTAGCAAAAATCAGGGTTGAACTTTAGGGAGCTGTACCACTGAGTTATGGTGATTTCAGGTGATGGGGAGTTACcttgaaatgctgcagctggaagCAAAATGATGTTCCCTAAGCTGTGCTACTGTGCTGGTGAGCTAAtgcagctgctttcctgccccTCCTAGGTGGAGGATGAAGTTGATCACAGCATTCGGAAAGTGTACAATCGATACAACGGCACCAACCCCGACGCAGCCAGCCGTGCTATTGACTATGTACAGAGGCAGGTGAGACAGCAACACAGGCCAGTTTTCCACTCCTTTCTGTCCTTAAAACACAGGTGCTCTTGCTCTGCTGCTTGTGCAGATGTCCTCCCTCCACTCTGACAAGTCTAGGAAATTGCTGAATAGACAACAAATAGTTCAACTttgttaaaattaatattactGCTGATGGGGagatacatttttatataattagCTATCTCTCAATTTGTGCTTGTATTCAAATATGTAGTACTTAAGTGTTTTTCTGCAATGGAACATAATATACTTGTCTTCCTGGTATTGCAGTTAGAATTGAATTCTTTACCTGTCTGATTTTCCAGCTGCGCTGCTGTGGGATCCATAACTATTCAGACTGGGAGAATACTATCTGGTtcaaacaaactaaaaacaaCAGTGTGCCCCTCAGCTGTTGCAAAGCAGCCCTCAGCAATTGCACTGGCAGTTTGACCCGCCCCATGGACCTTTATTCAGAGGTAAGGCAGCCACAACGTGAACTGACACAGCCACAATTCATTTTCTTtaggagaaataaaatcttGGGTGTATTTGCTTTAACAGAAAGTAGATGTAGTTaatcctctctctcctcttttcatCTCTAATTTTCatgtaattactttttttaGTATTAGGATTATCTTTCTGCCCTGTGTGATgcttttggggtgttttggtgTGTCTAAAGATGGTTGCCAGATTGATACATAAGAAGCCTACTTGTTTCAGGGGTGTGAGGCTCTGGTTGTAAAGAAGCTTCAGGAGATCATGATGTATGTCATCTGGGCAGCTCTAGCATTTGCTGCTATTCAGGTAAGAGAATGTTCTTTATTTGTTAGCTTCTTTTAAATTAGATCTGAACTTCAGTACAGATAACTACAGGTATGCACATACAGATATTACCCTTTAGTACAGAACTTCCCACTGCTATGGGATATATTCTGTTAGAGCTGAACAGTCAGTGTTATATGCAGTAATCAACTCTGATGTAAATGGTAAATTATTTCATGAAAACTTAATTATCTAGGTATTAAGTATCATAAATGTCCTCTGATGGCATTTAACACTCAAGGAGTTTGCATAGTGTTTAATTTCCAACTTTTAAATAGTTCATTTTTCATGCTGTTTAAGAGGTACATTATCTTAACTATGCTTCATGGTGTATAAATAATGTCAGGACCACACAGAAGATACACAAAGGTTTTTGATAGTGTGCTCTGCTCATATGCAACTGAGCTTTGCTGTGTGTCTTGGGCTTTGGACTTGAACAGAGAGGCTCTAAACTGCACACTCTTCCATGAACCTTGTTACAGTTACCCTGGCCATAAAAAAAGGTAACTGAGGAAATAAACTAATGTGTGTATTagtatttattaaattttaaggaagaaaaagactAGAACTGTCTCCCAAGCATATTTGTAAAATTGAAATTTTCAATGCTCATCACCTGGCAGACTTAGTACATTAATAACATTCTTTTCAGACTGTGCCTATGTTATGGTCTCTGAGCAATGTAGTACATATGCTGGATCCCAGGAGACTTAAAAACTAATTTCAAAGTTACTTTAGTGCTCTTAATAGCATTTGAATTCAGAAAACATACCTGTCAAGTCTGACAATGTAAGcacttttgttttcaaaagcagCCTTTGAGCTGGAGTGTGTGTTTGAAGGTAAATAATCTTTTGCAAACAGTCTTGTGAAAAGAGAGTTCCCTCTGTGCTTCAATATTACAAGGATGTACTCATAGTACTGTATACAGTCATGTTGAATGTTCAGACCCAGACTACTTCAGCTCTGGAACTTCAAATTTGGTGAGATCTGTGCTCAGTCTCCTGAAGGAAAGGTATAGTTTCAATTGTTTTCCTTAAAACTTTAGTTGTTAAAGTAATACTTGGTCTGCTTGAACAATGAAATGTATTTGTGTACTGAAAATTAATGTCTTACCACAACCATAGTCACTCTGACCAATTTTTATGTCAGGATAAAAGTGTATCTGATGAAACTGGCTGAGGAGAATCCCAAGAGGAGGCATTATTCTTAGTTCTGGAGTTTGCAGGTTGATGAACAGGCCTGCCCCAACATGCAGCACAGTTAGAATCCTTTCTGGCCCTGGCCCAGAGTTTGACACATGCTTGCAGTGCCACTGTGGCTGCTTGCACCCTTCTGTTCAAAATGTTCTATTATTTATCTCCTGAAGTTTGAGACAAAACTTCTGACATCTTTGTCTTTGCCATACAGAATTCAAGTATGTACTTGGCTCAGTTCTCAGCAGAATGGTCTGTGGGCTAAGTGAAAGGGAGATAGAATGGAAACTTCAGCACATGGCTGCAACTTGGGTCATACCCTGTAAACTTAGAGGAATGATTATGTTTTTCTTACCATTTGTAAATTTTGCTACCTTCCCTTTGCTGGCTGCACAGTCCCCTCTGAACAGATTATTTTGTTATGCAATGAGCTGTTCAAAGTTCATTACCTCTGGTAGCCTATAGTCAACAAATTTAACCTTCAgtaattgctttaaaattaaaagagtGAGAGGAGTATTTTTGCAAGGTTTGAAATTTATTAACAACTTAGTCTTTTCTGCATAGAAGCAATTTTTGGTATGTTCATGTTTCAGTTACCATGGGGATCTTCCAGTGTGCAATAATTCCCTGGTCCCAGccacagtgacagcacagaaCTATTAATAGCTAGGAGCAAACTGAAGGGAGCAGAGACACAGCTTTTGTGGCTGGTGATCATTTACAAAGGGCACCTGTATATACAGCCAGTGAGTTTTTGTACAAAACTGGTTTGAGGAAAGATTGAATGTCGTTATTGCTAGCAGGCAAATTAAagccaaaattaataaaaaacctaaacaaaccTCCTGAATGAAGGAGGTGTTTAAACTTCCTTGAGTGCTGTTGAAGaggaggatggatggatcctTCCTCAACACAGATGTCTAAAATAGCAGTTCACAATATTAAATAGCAACCAAAGAAACAGACTCAGATGCCTTGAAATGTTTAGAGgtgcttgcatttttttaatgacataATACCTCAATGTTCTCTACAGACATTATTTATGTGAGTCACTTTGTTTATAGTGAATTCTAGGAATATGCTCAGAGACCTCCTAAAGGATATAAATGGTTTAAATAGTAACTCAGAAGTTAATTGCATGGGGTTTTACTGTAGTACCTGAATGTTTGAGATTTCACACAACTGTATAAATTAAATATCTCCAGGGAGTCATTGAACAGGGTTGTCTTTGTGCAAATAGCTGTAAATGTGCTGGATCTATTTTTATTCACTTGATGTACATGGCTAGAATGAATTCTAGCAGAAGACTGAAGGAGGTGTTGCTCTGCATCACACTTCTCATTTTATCCTGCTTGGAACAGTAGAGACATTTTTGTACTTGCAGACTGTGAGCCTTCTTGAGAGTTCTGTAGCCACTGGCAGCTCCTATAACTCCATTTTACAAGTGTAACTGAAGTGGGTTTAATTGTAGATATTCCCTCCTCACTGAGAAGGGCTGTGTCCATGACCAGTCACTCTCCCATGTGACTTGTTTCCTCTTGCTCTGACACAAATTTATGAACCTAAGCACCCTGATGATGTCTCTGCTTGTTACAGAAGGGCTTGACTGGATGGCCCTTAAAGGTCTGTCCCAGCCTAAACCATTTCATGATTCTGTGCTAATATATTTAGGAGTCAGTCTGTGAACTGGAATCACCTGAGTGAAGAAAGGTGCTGTTTTTAACAACAGCTCAAGTACCATCTTTATATGCTTTTTAAACCTGAGCTGGTTTCTGCTATAGATCCAAAGCAGATAATGCACTGCAGACAAAGAAGAGATCTTTACAGCTTGTTTCTTTCcaggaaattaaaaagcttATACTAGAATTTCATCATGCCTCTTCCTAACCACTGCATATTTAGACTTAGCGTTTTTCACCATTCTGTTTTCAGTCTTTAGTTTTCACCATTCTGTTTTCAGTCTCAGTACCATTCAGTACTCCAGTCTACTCCAGTACTCAGCAGACTGGAGTACTATAATGTGTGTACCATCATTTAGTTTTAAAACATGTTACACATCTGATGTTTGCATTGgcctgtatttttaaaaagtcaataATTCTCCTTTTGTCCCAGTACTACTTTCACTGGGCTTTTGCTGTATCAGAGAGGAAATTCTACACTTGTGTGCTCACCCATTTCATTCTAGTTTGCTTTCTTgtctgaggggattttttgtggTGTCTTTTTGGAGTGGGTTCTGTTTTTAAGAAATCAAGTTGTGTTCAGAGTGGTGCTTTACAATCCAGAGATACTTCAGGAGGCTCCTGTCCTATTTGCATCTGTGAATAAACTTTCATGCATACAACCAAATCAATACAATTTCACACTTTACCAGAAGCTATTGCCAGTTATTGTAAACCACAGAACACTACCAACACTATTGTAAACCACCAACACTATGCTTGCTATTTTTTAGTTGGTACAGTCTTATTCTACCTTCAGATGCAGCTTCTTTAAAATACCATGCCCTGTATCCCTGATTATTCACATGGTTTAAGTCTTGTAAGTGGACACAGGGTGATCATACCCTAAATCATGGTAAGCATGCCAGCACAGTTGTGGTATTATGAATTTTAACATGTCTAAAAGGGAATTATTTGCCTTAGATTTAAGCTTTCTAATATGACATGTTCACAGAGAGATAGTTCCCTGAAATCTCTTTCAAAAGCCCATTCTCATCATAGCAGTTAAGCTGATACATTTGAGTTGCGCTTGAATTTTCTATACCAGATACGGTATCTAAAAATCTGTACCTTTCATTAAAAAGCATTAGGAATTTcttccatctgaatctgaattACTGAGGCAGAATACAAGTGGCTGACAAAAAAAAGGTCTTGTTTTAGATGTCCAGGGTAATCTTGTAAGAAAATGAGGCTGAAATTTGTGGCCCTGGGagttggcagcagcagcctgcagcaggaggctcTTTCAGGAAGGGTGGTTTGTTGCCATTTGTTGGTTCCAGTCTTGAAGCATGCTGGCAGTCTGTGCTGAGGCTGAATCTCTTGAAGCATCTCCCTTGTTCTCAAGCTTGTTCTctgttttttctccccagcttCTGGGCATGTTGTGTGCCTGTATAGTTCTATGTAGGAGGAGTCGGGATCCTGCCTACGAGCTGCTTATTGCTGGTGGAACCTATGCCTAGAAGAGAATTCCAACATGCAGTTCAATCTTCCCCCAGTTCCCTGGAGGGTGAATGGGCCAGGTTTACTTCCATAGCTTTCTTGC
The sequence above is a segment of the Molothrus aeneus isolate 106 chromosome 13, BPBGC_Maene_1.0, whole genome shotgun sequence genome. Coding sequences within it:
- the TSPAN3 gene encoding tetraspanin-3, whose product is MGQCGITSSKTVLVFLNLIFWAAAGILCYVGAYVFITYDDYDHFFEDVYTLIPAVIIIAVGTLLFIIGLIGCCATIRESRCGLATFVIILLLVFITEVVVVVLGYIYRAKVEDEVDHSIRKVYNRYNGTNPDAASRAIDYVQRQLRCCGIHNYSDWENTIWFKQTKNNSVPLSCCKAALSNCTGSLTRPMDLYSEGCEALVVKKLQEIMMYVIWAALAFAAIQLLGMLCACIVLCRRSRDPAYELLIAGGTYA